One segment of Ahaetulla prasina isolate Xishuangbanna chromosome 9, ASM2864084v1, whole genome shotgun sequence DNA contains the following:
- the LOC131203641 gene encoding major prion protein-like → MRKSLATSWILLLLLLLQMDPSLSKKKPKPGGGWNTGGQRPPGYPQQHPPNRPNYPQGGYNQPYPGYGGGYGGGYGGGYGGGYGGGYGGSQYGKPWKPKPAKPKMKHVAGAAVAGVAAGALGGYLLGRSMSNMQFMFNNPSEQQWWYQNRDRYSDQVYYPKYDQTVSRDVFVRDCTNLTVTEYVEPSGNRTADEMERKMVTQVVHQMCTEQYRLMSGVTSLLANPSVLVMVTLILCFLIH, encoded by the coding sequence ATGAGGAAATCCCTTGCGACCAGTTGGATtttacttctccttctcctgctccaGATGGATCCCTCTCTTTCCAAGAAGAAGCCTAAACCTGGTGGTGGCTGGAACACCGGGGGCCAACGCCCACCTGGTTACCCCCAGCAACATCCTCCAAACAGACCTAATTATCCACAAGGTGGTTACAATCAACCTTATCCTGGGTATGGAGGAGGCTACGGAGGTGGCTATGGAGGTGGTTATGGAGGTGGCTATGGAGGTGGCTATGGGGGCAGCCAGTATGGCAAGCCCTGGAAGCCCAAACCAGCCAAGCCCAAAATGAAGCATGTGGCAGGAGCAGCTGTAGCCGGAGTTGCAGCAGGTGCACTGGGTGGTTACCTCTTAGGCCGTTCCATGTCAAACATGCAGTTTATGTTTAACAATCCTTCTGAGCAGCAGTGGTGGTATCAAAACCGCGACCGCTACTCCGACCAAGTTTACTACCCAAAGTATGACCAAACAGTTTCAAGGGACGTCTTCGTGAGAGACTGCACGAATCTCACCGTGACCGAGTACGTCGAGCCCAGCGGGAACAGGACAGCGgatgaaatggaaagaaagatgGTGACGCAAGTGGTACACCAGATGTGCACCGAGCAATACAGGTTGATGTCAGGTGTCACTTCGCTGCTTGCCAACCCTTCTGTGCTTGTAATGGTTACACTGATTTTATGTTTCCTGATACACTGA